The DNA window GAGAAGattcatcttccagcaggacaatgaccccaaacacagcCAAAGACAGGCTGGAGGGAGTAGCTAAAAAAGGTAAATGTCCTGAAATGGCCCTGTCAAAGCCCAGACCGTATTCCATgtgaaaagagttgaaaattgctaaCCTCAGTCCAACTTGATGGAGAGAGCAATTTTGTAATTATGAATGGGCAAAGACAGAACATTgttgtgtccagatgtgcaagtATGGTAGACAGTTTTGAGTATAGGAAGTGGATACTTAGacaatcaattattttgtattctgtattttttattattcataacAATTTGTATATtaaatttttcactttgacagtATGGGCTttatttgtgttgatcagtggcaccaactcattattaaatgcattttgatttcatgttgtaaaacaaaaagaaaatatatatatatatatccaagTCAGgtaaatacttttgagagccactgcaTAAACATTTAGCAAATTGCCCCTTACACAACAAATGTACAAACCTAACCTaacataacattaacataaaaaaagtTGACAGAATTACATCAATCCAACCAGATTGTCCAACGGGGCTTTTGACAACTTCGGATTGTTGTGTGCTTGTTTCTGCCCATATATTGAGTTAATTCTTTCAAAGTACTGTCTCTGCAAGCGTTGGGCTCTTTGGCCAGAGGCGATGTTAGATTGAGCATTTCTGTCCTGTAGGAGAAATAGATATAGAGAAatagatacagacacagagataagAAGTAAGATGACAGCGAGTGAGAAGAGGAGTGGAACAAAAAAGATAAAGCAGGACTATTCATTCTATTTATTGAGAATTTCATTCAACTTATTGATTGAAAAGATTGTTCTTCCAGAAATAAATAATCTCCATAAACCTCCCGAAAATGAATATATAGATAAAGGTGTGAATGTATAAGATACTATTGCATAATAGAAGATAACATGAATACATGACATGCCCCTAGTTTTTCCACCAGTATATTCAAATGTTGTAACTGACCTCAACTTCTGTATCCTGGAGACCTTCACTCCGGTCCTGTTGTCGTTTCCTgcagattgttttttttatatggtCACAATGTGAATTATTTTGACTCGGAATATAAACAGTTAATATCTGTCCCTTTATAAACTGTATGTTAGAATAATGTCaccatttgtaaaacacaaTCTGCCAATATCATTCATATGCTACTTGTCCACTGTTGTCCAATGAAGCACCCTCATGCACCACTCTTAACATGATGGGAAGTAACATTTTGGTTGGACCTTGGgttcaaattgtatttatattattatttgaaaataaagaaaagctgcaacaccttttaaaaacattaccaATTGGACATTACACTTTCAGCATGTTCTACAATTTAGGGATCAAATTGCCTTcatacaatatgtttttttagaatgttttaGAATGAAGCATTACTTCACTGAGCTACAAGACATTGAGATACCAACCTATACCACCAGACTACACAGCAGACGAGTATGCAAAGAGCACTTCCAATTATAGCAGGAGGTATTATATAGAGTAAATCCTGTAGGTCCTGTAGGCTGTGTCCAGCAGTCCCTGtgtccagtcagacagacaaaaccAATCATAGTAATCTGATCATTAGGAAAATCTCACTTGGTTGCCATTCACCTTCATTCCACTAAGGGAATAATTATGTTGTAATGGCTATGTATTTCTGTCATAGTTCAACATAATACATGacaaaaaattacttttcaaataattacaaattacaGAGACCTATTCATGGGTGTATAGGTCAGTTATGAAAGTTATATACCAAGagcatttaaaattaaactacAATTGCAACTATTtgctatgtatttattttattaatactaATGCCAATACCCCCTGtaatattaattataaaaatcCTCTGTGCATTTACCTTTATATTCATCATTAGGATCAGTGATGGTCAAACTCCACTTAGTTGTCCGTACACCCCGATCCCCTGTTATAATACAGCTGTAGTTCCCTGTGTCAGTTAGCTGAACATTATGAATCTTCAACACAAGCGGATTAACAGGGTCAATAGACATCCTTTCTGATGTTAGGTTGTTGAAAGTAGTTTCATTCTTCCAGAATCTATGAGAAAAAGTAGTGAACGACAGTGTTTCCCTTTTCCAGATGACAGCATTTGCCGGTCCATCACACTGCAAAGTCACAGTTTCCCCCAGAGCAGCAGTTGCATTTTTAGGAATAATTGCTGTGATGTTTTTGCTAGATTCTAAATAAAGAATAAAGAGAAAACACATCAGTAAAATGGTGTACTTAAAAATAATGTAGTAAACAGTATAGACAGTATGTACAGCTATCATCAAATACAAACTAagtcccacagacacacagtattTATCCAATGACTGTACTCTACCTGCGCAGACTAGATCCAGGATGATGACCACAGACAACAAATCCCAGGACAGGAGAGTTGCCATGACAAGCTTGGACATgactgacagaaagagacagaccgATAGAGTGGAGTGGAACAGGGGTTGGTGTCACGGCTAGCTAACGAGGAACCACTCAGAAAGGGGGCGGGACATGAACATGTGAGTTATGTTGTACTTGTGTGGTTAATCTGAAGACGATGGAGATCAGAGGAAGTGGTCTTGTGAGAGTGAAACAGGCAAGTGAGTGTACCTGAAACATCACAGCCTAGGACTTCAGAGACAACCATTACCCACACAGCTGATTACTGATTGCACATTTTAAATTCAATATATCCTGCTGTCCAGTTGTCTTCCACACACCAATTTCTGTTTGGAACAAAAATTGTCAAAACACCcagtttataaatatatatagattatatacaccgatcagacataacattatgaccacctaatattgtgtaggtcccccttttgcagcCAAAACACCCCTGaccccgttgaggcatggactccactagacctctgaaggtgtcctgtggtatctggcaccaagacattagcagcagatcctttaagtcctgtatggaatactgttgccatgaaagggtgcacatggtctgcaacaatactcaggtaggtGGTTACGtgttaaagtaacatccacatgaatggcaggactcaaggattcccagcagaacattgcccaaagcatcacactgtctccttCCGGCTTTCCTTCTTCCaatgttctccaggtaagcagcGCACACGCACCTGgtcatccacatgatgtaaaagaaaacatgattcatcagacaggacaccttcttccattgctccctGGACCAGTTCTGTTGCAGGTTCACATTACAAAGACTGATTCTTTGTTCACATTATTATGTTTATTACAAATATGTcctttcatatatatatatatatatatatatatatatatatatatatagttatacttaatgtaatacttttgttttttgttgtttcacTGATGTAGCCAACCACAAAGCACTTAGTTAAAAGGTCCATACTGGATCCTAGTGACATGACAAATACAACTTATAACTATTACTTGTCTTCATGAGACCAACAGAATTCTACTCATGGTGGGAGACGGCCACGCTCATGAGTCAGAGGTTGGCGATAGGGTGTTAAAGATTTACAGGATGTTTATGTGTTCAGGGGAATGGAGTTCAGGGGAAACATCACACGGTACCAATGTATGGAAAATGTGGTATTTTatcacattatattattatgaGTTATTAACAATTGACAAAAAACCTGAGAATTTGCAGGTAAGCAGGACTGTAAGAATACAAATGTTCATGCACAAAATGATTACAGTTTCAACCGTACCTCTCAGGAATAATGTTGCATGTAACATTTTACAACTGGTGATTATTTTTCAATAAGAACAGAAATTGCTGTACAGTAATTACGTTTGCTATCATCAAATCCCCAGTGCTTTTGGTTCATAATAACTCAGTATTACATTGCTCTTTAACGTTTACGCCATTATGTTGTTCTCCAACGTTAATTATTCAAAATGAGAATCCAAGATGGCGGCATGTATGGTCtgatgtgtgtgcgtttgtcctCCTACCTATACTCATTTGATTGCCTTTATGCACATATATGGACATATATAAGgagtacattattttatttttttgcagattCTATGATTGAGCTCTTTGGTTTTTTAgatgaaataatttttattggATTATGGACTACTTTGCTGCAGAAAAGCTTCCATCTCCAGGCTCTACTTGGATCCTGAGGCCTTGTTAGCCTACAGGCCCTAGCAGTCTAGCTACCATCTCTAGGCTCCAGGCCCTAGCAGCCCAGCTACCATCTCCAGGCTCTGCCTGAATACTGATGCCCTCCTAGCCTCTCAAGACCCTTGCAGCCCAGCTTCCATCTTCAGGCTCTACTTGGATACTGAGGCTCTGTTAGCCTCTCCAGGCCTTAGCAGCCCAGCTACCATCTTTAGGCTCCAGGCCCTAGTAGCCTAGCTACCATCTTCCTTCTCTAACCCAGCTCCAGCCCAGCTATCATCTCTAGGCTCTAGGCCCTAGTAGCCCAGTTGCTATCTTCAGGCTTTATTTGGATCCAGAGGCTTTGTTAGCCTCTACAGGCCCGAGCAGCCCAGCTACTATCTCTAGACTCTAGGCTCTAGCAGCCTAGCTACGTGGATACTGAGGCCCTGTCAGCTCCTCCTAACATCTTCTGCTAACATCTTCTGCTAACATGGCTCTTCTCCTAATGCTGCTTTGTTCATTGTTTGTGCAGAATCTAAGATCAAATGATTTATACTGGGTGAGTACATCTTGCAACATTTGTGGCTCTTTGGACATAGCAGACATTGGATATGGATTTAACTGCTCAGCCTTTGTGCATTTCCCTCAAATGCCAAAAGAGTTAGCAGAGGACTTAAATTTAGCCTGGTTGCTACCCAGAGATATTCTTCAGCTTCAAagtcttttgattttaaatgactattttgcatttgatggcaGACATTACTGGGACTCTCATTTTAAAAACTCTACAGATTCTTCATATACTGATGGTAAACAGAGATggttaatatttttattgctgCTTTTATCCGGCAATGTACAGCCAAATCCAGGCCCTGAgttgcagtgtatttcattgcCATCTGATGTGAGATCCATGTCTGGTTTGAGTGTAATTCACCTTAATGTTCGCAGTTTGTTACCCAAAATGGATCTGCTTAGAATTTGGGTGAATTCAACAGATGCAGATATTGTTGTGCTATCTGAAACCTGGCTGACAAAATCAATCACTGACATGGATATTGGAATGGGTGGTTATAATGTGTTTCGTGCTGATAGACCAAGGAAGGGTGGTGGGGTTGCTATTTatgttaaatctaaattaaatgtgAAGTTAGTCTATTCAGAATCAATTGGTAAGCAGCTAGAATTTTTGGCAGTAAAGGTGGAGTTGGCCAAGGGCCTTTATGTTACTGTTGTTGGGTGTTATAGGCCTCCTTCTGCCCTGAGTACTGCATTGCAGACTCTTATTCAACTTTTATCCAAAATGGACTActctgaaattattttagtaGGTGATCTAAACTGGGATTGGCTGAAACCTTGTTCAGATGAATTTAAGTCATTTTGTGATTCTGTTAATTTTACACAGTTAATCAATTCTCCCACTCGTTTAAATCCTAAGTGCCATGAGAAATCCACtttaattgatttaattttGACTAATGTCCCGCACAAATTTTCTGCTGTTGGTGTTTTTTGTAATGACCTAAGTGACCAttgtgttgttgctgctgtAAGGAATACCAAGATGCCTAAATGTAAACCTCGCGTAATATGTAAGAGGAATCTCAGAAAATTTAATGAACAGGGTTTTTGCCATGATTTGTTTAATTGTGATTGGAGTAGAATAGAGCTGATTCCCGATGTGGAGTCAGCCTGGATCTTTTTCCGGGATAGctttttgcaaataataaatagacACGCCCCACTACAGAGATTTAGAGTTAAGGGGCAGGACAATCCGTGGTTCTCTTCTGAGCTTGGAGATATTCTTCATGACCGCAATTTAGCTTGGGCTAAAGCAAGAAAAACGGGATCTTCGTCTGATTGGCTTATTTTTAGGCAGTTAAGaaataaatgttcttcttttATTAAGAAAGCAAAATCTGACTTATCTGTCAGCCACTACTAACACCTTAAATGATCCCAGAAAATTTTGGAAGGCTATAAAATTACTTTCTCTAAACAAAGATAGTATTAATGTTCCTTCTTTTATTATGAAAGAGTCTGCAGTAGTTCATGACAAGCTGGAGATAGTGAACCATTTTAATGAGCATTTTATTCAGTCTGGTTCTTTGTTTGACACTGCTTGTCCTTATACTGTGACACCTTGTAGAGATGAACCAGTCTCTACAAGTGTCTTCAATCTCACTCCATTTTTAGTGGCTGATGTTCAAAAAGCCCTAAAAGGGCTGGCTCCTGAAAAACCTTTAGGACCTGATCTTATAGAGCCCTATTTCTTAAAAATAGCTGCAGACTGTGTAGCACAGCCTTTAACATACCTTTTTAATCTTACTTTAGAGAGTAATACTATTCCCAAAATATGGAAATCTGCATTTGTTTGTCCTTTATTGAAAGGGGGTGACCCgtcaaatttaaataattaccGGCCAATTTCTAATTTGTCTGTTTTGGCCAAAACGCTTGAATCCCTGGTGAGTGATCAGATGAAAAACTTCTTGCATGTTCAGGACATTTTATCCCCAGTTCAGTCAGGTTTTAGGAAAAAACATAGTACCATCACAGCTGCAATGAAGGTGATAAATGATATCTCTGTTGCTCGTGACAAGAAGCAGCACTGTGCATCActgtttattgatttgtcaaaagcctttgacacgGTCGATCATGATGTCTTAAAGATTAGGCTTCTTAATTCGGGGTTTTCAGAGAATACTGTCTCTTGGTTCTCAAACTATCTTACTGACAGAACCCAGTGCATTAAGTATGATGGTGTTCAGTCTGGTATTTTACCAATCCTTAAAGGGGTTCCACAAGGTTCTGTGTTAGGCCCttttttatttactatttatataaataacctTTATCGGCATGTGTCTGATGCAAACTTTCAtttttatgcagatgacacagttATTTACTGTTGTGCACCCTCTCTTCAACAAGCCATTGCACATTTACAGAATGCCTTTACTGTGGTCCAAAACACGTTGCTACAGCTGAAACTTGTGCTCAATGCAGAAAAAACCAAATGTATGCTTTTCACGGGCCCCCGGAATGGACCGCTGaattttccctcagtgactacTCTTGACGGACGTGAAATACAGACTGTTTCAACTTATAAGTATCTTGGTATTGTGATTGATGATTGCCTATCATTTAAGCCTCATGTTCACTGTCTAGTGAGAAAGTTGAGGCTAAAATTGGGTTTTTATTTTCGAAATAAGctgtgcttttcttttaatgtaaaaaaacggCTAGTGGCATCCACTTTTTTATCTGTGTTGGACTATggtgatatattttatatgcattCATCTGTTAAATGCCTTCATATGATTGACGCATCCTATCATGCATCGCTGAGATTTATTACTAATTGTAAAGCTCGCACTCACCACTGTGAGCTGTACTCTCGTGTAGGGTGGCCTGCTCTGGCCACACGGAGGCTTTGTCATTggtacacatttatatataaggCTATTCTTGGTGTGCTTCCATCCTATTTATGTTCACTTCTTATGAAAAAAAGTGCTGGTCATTATTCTCTCCGTTCTCAGGCTGTTGTCTTGCTTTCTGTCCCACATGTAAGTACTGAGCTGGGTAAAAAGGCCTTTGTTTATTCTGCTCCCTTTACATGGAATTTGCTGCAGAATAACTTAAAACTCAGTAAATTGATTCCTTTGAGTGTTTTTAAGATAAGAATGAGGTGTTTTGAGTTGAACTCCCtcacatgtcaatgtttttaattgtgatttccTTGTAAGTGCAAAATTGGCTTTCGATTTGTTTTTACTGGTTTGTTTGTCtttatgtgttttgttgtgtctttgtatgtatgtaatgatgTGATGTGGTTCAGCTGCCTATCTTGGCCAGGTCTCCCTTGcaaaagagatttttaatctcaatgggctttcctggttaaataaaggatatatatatataaatgtcacGTTATGAATATACTTTTCAGTTTACAGCTGAGGTTAAGGTTAACTGAGGGTTAAGAACAGAGCCTCTACTGCTGTCCCCTTACCCCCACCCAAATGATTTCCCCCACCAT is part of the Esox lucius isolate fEsoLuc1 chromosome 16, fEsoLuc1.pri, whole genome shotgun sequence genome and encodes:
- the LOC105027882 gene encoding uncharacterized protein LOC105027882 isoform X1, producing MSKLVMATLLSWDLLSVVIILDLVCAESSKNITAIIPKNATAALGETVTLQCDGPANAVIWKRETLSFTTFSHRFWKNETTFNNLTSERMSIDPVNPLVLKIHNVQLTDTGNYSCIITGDRGVRTTKWSLTITDPNDEYKGTAGHSLQDLQDLLYIIPPAIIGSALCILVCCVVWWYRKRQQDRSEGLQDTEVEDRNAQSNIASGQRAQRLQRQYFERINSIYGQKQAHNNPKLSKAPLDNLVGLM
- the LOC105027882 gene encoding uncharacterized protein LOC105027882 isoform X2; the encoded protein is MSKLVMATLLSWDLLSVVIILDLVCAESSKNITAIIPKNATAALGETVTLQCDGPANAVIWKRETLSFTTFSHRFWKNETTFNNLTSERMSIDPVNPLVLKIHNVQLTDTGNYSCIITGDRGVRTTKWSLTITDPNDEYKGNDNRTGVKVSRIQKLRTEMLNLTSPLAKEPNACRDSTLKELTQYMGRNKHTTIRSCQKPRWTIWLD